The genomic stretch CTAATGAGTGACATGTTCGCTGTCAAGCGCTGACGTATGGGGTGTGTGTGACGGTAATATGTGAAGCGTTTTAGTGATGGACTAGATGTGGAGGGCATCTGGCGAAAGAGCGGTGGGAATGGTTGTGGCTCCGATGAGGAGCGATAAGCTAGGTTTCAAGGGCACGTGAGGTGGCGTTCGCCTTCACAAGCCGGTGGACCGACTGCGGAAGGTCCCACGCCCGCATCTCAGTACAACGGCAACGTTGATAGCCTCAACACGCAACACGCAGTACACAAAACACAACGTATACATCTCTACttgctcctgctcctgccACTACTTTGACCACATACATCACCACTCATCTTCTCCGCGCAGTCACCCATCATGTCTACAGCAGCCCGCCGCCGATTGATGCGTGACTTCAAGGTATGTCGACCAGTTGGTACTGCAGAAGGCTCGTTGGAGAGCATAGTAGGCAGGCTTGAAAGAGGCTTCAGCTGACCCGGTGTAACAGCGCATGCAAACTGATCCCCCCGCCGGTGTATCTGCATCTCCAATCGCCGACAATGTAATGACCTGGTACGTACAGCTCTGCACGCGACATGTACTTTTGAAGCGTTGTTGCTAACAGGCCGACAGGAACGCAGTTATCATAGGTCCCGCAGACACACCCTTTGAAGACGGAACGTTCCGCCTTGTGATGCACTTTGAAGAGGCATACCCCAACAAGCCCCCATCGGTCAAGTTTATTAGCCAGATGTTCCATCCAAATGTGTACGGGACAGGCGAGTTGTGTTTGGATATCCTGCAGAACCGCTGGTCCCCGACGTACGATGTTGCCGCCATTCTGACGAGCATCCAGAGGTATGTGACATGACGGTGACAAGCCAGTGATAGTATACACGCTAACAGGCACAGTCTGTTGAACGACCCGAATACATCGTCCCCAGCCAATGTGGAGGCGTCGAACTTATACAAGGAGAACCGCAAGGAGTACACCAAGCGTGTTCGCGAGACGGTGGAGAAGAGCTGGGACGACTGAGCGGGTAGCTCGGGTAGGATGATAATGAGACAATGGCATAGGATGGAGTTCTGAAGGCACGGGTATTTTCATACATGGTTTATCACAGGCTTGCAGCTTTCGCTCGGCGTCTCCTCCAGCGCGGCGTATGGTCTGGGCTTTTACATTTGTTTCTGTGGCGTAACGAATATATTCAACGACTTTATCACGAGTCTGCGTTGCCGGTACTAGAGGGTCTTGATTCTGGACTAATGCAGGGCGGTGAAGACAAGGCAGGCAAATAGACTAGTGCCAGAGCCTCATGACACACAAATCTTGATTGTGACCGAGTACTACTACAGCTGGTACTAGGTATAGGCTTGCAATGCAGATGTACAGCAAAGGCGAGGTCAGCGGCATGTGCGTCACGGCGGTTTGGCTGCTGCGGGGAGCAAGAAGGCGCGCTACTAGTAACGACTGGCTTACAGGCCCTGGTCGGTCGATCAACAGAAGCCGAAGCCTGCACATCGACAAAGACAAACATCAGCCCTTGCGGTTCCCTCTCTCTTCTTGCGCGTGCGCCCACCAGTTGATCTGCATTCCTTCACGTCGCCACTAGCCCGGAGCTGTCTGTTGTGACAGGGAAGCAGTCGCAGCCGTTTCAGCGGTTCCCCTTAACCATAGCGGGGCCAGTAATTACCCAACTCGCACGCGCCGAGCCACCAGAAGACGTGACGGTGCCACAACAGCAGTTCCCGGTGGGATTGTACCATCGCCTGCAAGAGCGAGCGCGAGCAGCAAACAGAGCGAGGGCCGCTGGGCCGCAACGCTACACCAGCCAGCAATCATGTCGTAAGTACTTTCCCGCCGAAGAGGGGTCGGATAGAGGCCATAGCTGACAAAATGCCGCCAGAAACACTATCAAAGGTGCGCCGCGATGCAAATTAGACACCAGAAAAGGGCCGCAGATTACTGACTGTTGGACAATGCAGTGGTGGCGCGGTTCCGCCCGCAGAACAAGGTCGAAATAGCCAGCGGCGGAGAGCCGATTGTCGAGTTCAACTCTGAGGACACATGTACGATCCAGGTACGGCCGAGCAGCTCGATAGACGAACAACTCCATTTCAGCCGCATGGCAGTGACTAACAGTGACATGTACAGTCGAAAGAGGCCGCGGGGGCCTTTACCTTCGATCGCGTCTTCGACATGGCATCGCGCCAGGTAGACGTCTTCGACTATTCCATCCGCCCGACCGTCGACGACATCTTGAACGGATACAACGGTACTGTTTTCGCCTACGGCCAGACGGGTGCGGGAAAGTCGTATACGATGATGGGTAGCGACATGGATGACGAGCACGGAAAAGGTGTCATCCCTCGTATCGTCCAGCAGATCTTTGCTAGCATTCTGGCCTCGCCAAGCAACATTGAGTACACTGTCCGGGTCAGCTACATGGAGATTTACATGGAGCGCATTCGAGATCTCTTGATGCCCCAGAATGACAATCTCCCGGTGCACGAAGAGAAGAACCGGGGTGTCTATGTAAAGGGCCTTTTGGAAGTGTACGTGTCGAGCGAGGAGGAAGTGTACGAGGTCTTGCGAAGAGGTGGATCCGCACGAGCCGTCTCAGCGACAAACATGAACGCGGAATCTTCTCGATCGCATTCCATCTTCGTCGTAACCGTCAATCAGAAGAATGTCGAAACTGGATCAATGAAGAGTGGGCAACTCTTTTTGGTCGATCTGGCGGGTTCGGAAAAGGTCGGCAAGACCGGAGCGAGTGGACAAACACTGGAAGAGGCCAAGAAGATCAACAAGAGTTTGAGTGCCTTGGGCATGGTCATCAACTGCCTGACAGACAGCAAGACTCAGCATATCCCTTACCGAGACTCAAAACTCACCCGTATTCTCCAGGAATCCCTTGGTGGTAACTCCCGAACGACGCTCATCATTAATTGTTCGCCAAGTAGTTATAACGATGCCGAAACATTGGGCACTCTCCGATTTGGTATGCGAGCGAAGACCATCAAGAACAAGGCCAAGGTCAACGCCGAACTCAGCCCTGCCGAGCTCAAGGCCATGCTCAAGAAGATTCAAGGTCAGGTCACGACGTTTGAAAACCACATTGGTGCGCTCGAAACTGAAGTTACACTTTGGCGTGGAGGAGAGACTGTCCCAAAAGAGAAGTGGATTCCACCACTGGAAAATGTTGGCCCAGCTCCAAAAAAGACTCCTCCAACGCCGCGATCAGGGACGCCATCCAGGCTTGACGCGACGAGAACCTCAGAGACACCTCGACCGGACTCCAGAATGGAAATGGAACGTGCAGGTACACCAAGCATACCTCTAGACAAGGACGAGAAAGACGACTTCCTCCGCAGGGAAAACGAATTACAGGATCAAGTCGCAGAAAAAGAATCGCAACTCGCCAAAACAGAGGATGAACTCAAGACTGTCAAAGAAGAGCTTCAGTACTACAAGGAAATCAATGTCAAGACTGGCAAGGACAACGACCTCAAGGCTTCGGAGCTGAACGAGATGCGTATGTCACTCGAGAAGCTTCAGTTCGAGAGCAAGGAATATCAAATTACCATCGATGCACTGAAGGAGGCCAACGCAGAGCTTACGGCTGAACTGGACGAGACCAAGCAACAGGTATTGGACGCCAAGATGAACGCCAAAGAGACTTCGGTCGCCATGGATGaaaagaagaggaagaaggcCGAGGCTATGGCACAGATGATGGCTGGCTTTGATCTTGGCGATGAGGTCTTTAGCGACAACGAGCGGATGATCCGAAACATCATCGAGGAGCTGGACCAACTTCACGAACTGAGTTCATCAGGCGAGGCAATCGCTCCAAACACAATCAAAGAGCTGCGAGAAAAGATTGCCGAGACACAAGGCATCGTACGACAAGCAGAGCTTTCTCTCACTGCACGGAGTGATGAGGATGGCTCACAAGCCAAGCGCCGAGAAGCACTGGAAGCACGCTGCGAGTCCCTGCAAGGTCAATACGAGGAATTGCTTGAACGCAACCTGTCCGAACAAGACAAGGAAGAGCTCAAGGCGCGACTTGCTGATGCCTACTCAGCTCGACAAGAGGGCAACCTCGAGCTTGTCGAGACCCTCAAGCAGGACACTGCACGACTGGCAGAAGAGAGCCAGAAGCTCAAGGCCGAGAACGAAAGTCTGCAGCAGCGCATCAAGAGTGGCGCGATTGCTAACGGCGTTGCTAACGGTATCAATGGCAAGACTGTCCAACAGCAAATTGCTGAATTCGACAATATGAAGAAGAGCCTCATGCGTGACCTTCAGAACCGTTGTGAGCGGGTAAGTGAATGCAAGATCCAAAATTGCAGCAAGTTACTGATAGCTTATAGGTCGTTGAGCTCGAAATCTCCTTGGATGAAACCCGCGAGCAGTATAACAACGTGCTCCGGACATCCAACAACCGCGCTCAGCAAAAGAAGATGATGTTCCTTGAGCGCAACCTCGAGCAACTCACCGTTGTTCAACGCCAGCTCGTCGAACAAAACAGCTCCTTGAAGAAGGAAGTCGCCATCGCCGAGCGCAAACTCATTGCCCGCAACGAGCGCATCCAATCCCTCGAAAGCCTCCTCCAAGACTCACAAGAAAAACTCACTGCTGCAAACCATCGGTACTATCACCCTCTCTCCCTACTCACCCAAGGACAACCCCGACTAACAGGTTCCCCTAGATTCGAAGCCCAGCTCACGGCAGTCAAAGAACGCCTCGAATCAGCAAAGGCAGGCTCAACTCGTGGTCTCGGTTCCCCCGCCGGCGGCGCCTCATATGCAGGCTTCGGTGGCGTAGGCTCCcgcatcgccaaaccgctACGTGGCGGCGGCGCCGTGGCGGACGGACCCGTGCTCCCTGTCATTGGCAACCTGCAGAAGCAGGACGGTGACGGTGAGGCGAACAAGGCGAAGCGGACGAGTTGGTTTTTTAATCAAAGGtagatgaagatgaagatgtAGGAGGATTGTTTGCGAGGGGCTTGATGTGGCATTGATGAAATAGGGCATCTGGTATATGAGGTAAGGAATGGGGAGGACGGGTGTTTTGGTGTTGTTCTGTTTGCACATGACTTTTTGTCGATTTTGCATGAGGTGGTTGGCTTGGAAGGGAGAGATGGAGAAAGAACAGGTATATCGTCAGGCTCTACGGCTTTATGAAAGCATGGCATGAAGACCGACGGGCATATGTAAACGACGGATTGAAGCGACGTTGGGCTTTTGCGCGCGGTCGCTTGCTTTTTCTTTTTGCATTCAACCAACCTTTATACCATAGATTCATCTTTCTCGGAATTGAATTGAATTGAACTTAAATCTCATGGTAGATGCATCTGACCTGGTCTATGGCATAAGACAACTAGACATAGACAGTAAGAGGCTTGGCATCGATTACCAAACCATTCCAGCGAGATGGAGGGCATAACCGTCTCAATGCTATACATTCCCGACCGATCTCGTGGTGTTTTTCTTCTTCCCAGACTAATTGCCAAAGTATGGGATAGGTATCGGCATGAAGCTTCCAGACGGTGAGGCTGTTGATGTAACTCTTTCTGCGCCGATGTCGTTGATGCCTTCGGTTTCGCCTGGTCAACCAACCCTGCACGAGGCACGGTCAGCACACCTTGGATGTGCTCTGGAATGAGCAGCTCCCGACTCGCCCAAAGTCAGCATTTTATAGTGCTCAGGCGAACCGAATTTCGGGTCTGTCGGTTCACCAGGCATGCGGGCGAAGATGCATCTCGGTGGCTGGACCATGGGAGCTATGCACCGGGGAACGGGAGGACCCAATAAACTTCGGGCGGAGCAGCTAGGCGAATGCAAGTCGACCTCACCTGAAACGTGCTATGCGTTTCACCGACGCTTGGTGGTGCGCGGTGCTGGCAGAAGTTGGTGGGGCACGTCCAACAGCTACCCACTGCCCCTCACTTGCCGCAAACAACTCACCTGGAGACGGAGCTGTTGACTGTGAGTAAATAAGAGACCAATTTCTTCTGTCATTCTGATGCCAATTGTAGTTCTCGAATAAAGACAATCCTCACTGCCAACAAAGCCGCTGCAACATCAACAAGTACCCCACCATTACTTTCATCTACACAAACACAACGTCATCATGGTCGACCGTGCGAACCGCCCTTCTGCCTTGAACGCACCCACTGCTTCTGGACCTGGCCCTCAAGTTGACATTGTCGGAGAAGGCGGCAGCCAGAAGGTCGTTGCGAGACTTCCGTCGGGCGAGAGCGTCGAGGTGCTGCTCTTTGGAGCTACCGTCACTAGCTGGAAGAGCAATGAGGGCAAGACGGAGAACCTGTGGTTGAGCGAAGCTGCTGATCTGACTGGCAAGAAGCCAGTGAGAGGTGGTATTCCCGTTGTGTTCCCAGTATGTTCCGAGTTGTCTTTGTAATGCTTCATGATTGCTCACAGCCATTACCAGGTCTTTGGCCCTCCCCCCAAGTCAGGACACCCAACTTCATCGCTTCCTCAACACGGCTTTGCTCGCGGATCACGCTGGGAGTACATGGGCAAGTCGACTGCCGAAGATGCGCTCGACTCGGATTCTGTCAAGCTCGACTTTGGCCTCGACCGTCAGTCTCTGAGTGAAGAGTCACGCAAGGCGTGGCCGCTGGACTTTGGCCTTGTGTACAGCGTCACACTTAGCAAGGATAGCCTACAGGCGGTACTTACTGTCCGAAACGAGGGCGAGGAAAGCTTCGAGTTCCAGTTCCTGCTCCACACCTACTTTAAGATCTCAGACATCTCCAAGGTCGCCATTACCGGCCTCTCCGGCACCGAGTACATTGACAAGGTTCTTGACGCGTCGACCCACACACAGAGCGATAACCAACTCAAGATTACCGGCGAGGTCGATCGCGTCTACAAGGACATCAAGCAGGATACTACATCAATTACTGAAGATGGCAAGCCTCGCTTCGACGTCATCCGCGACAATGTCAAGGACACGGTCACCTGGAACCCTTGGATCGAAAAGGCCAAGGCCATGGGCGACTTCTCCCCAGACGACGGCTACAAGAACATGGTCTGCGTGGAGATCGGTGCCGTTGATGGCTGGCAAAAGCTTGAGAAGGGCGAGGTCTGGGAGGGCGGCATGTTGGTCAAGAGCCATCTCTAGAGGGTGTGTTGCGCTCTAGTAGGAGAGGGGGAGACTAGGCTCATCTGCAAGCCAATGCGTGGGAGTACACACCATCTTGATGGCGTATGATAGATTGAAGCAAAACTCAGGAATTATCAGCAGTCCAATGTGAGCTCGGTGATCAGATGCTGCGAACAATGAATGTGGTGCGCGCAGACCCTGGCGTTAAGTGCTAGGAAGCCCTTGCCGTTCCACACTTCCCCACCAAAACTTGCTTAACAACACAACATGCCATGACAACAGTCAGCGCTATCTGAGTAACACGGTCATGCCGGCCCAAGATAACAAAGGCGAAGCAGTTCGCAACCCTTACTCTTACCGGCTGTGGGCTATCGATTGAGAGCTCTACTGCCTTGCATCTCCGCGCCTTCCCCGCATACAAGAGGTGGTACCACCATATATATTACCAATTCCCGCCTGACAAAACATTCACGTCAACGTAATCATTTGTGTGGGCTCTTTTGGCGTACTCGGCAAACTTGTCGGCGACTCTGCGCGCCATCGTGTGCTGGCGTATTAGGCAGGGACTACACTATTAAAAGACCGCCAACTAGCTATACACCAGCATGTCGCTCATACCTTATGCGCCGGCTGAGTCGCGCGAGATTGTGCTGTAAGTATCTAGAAATAGGCCGCGACCCAGGAAAAACGTCAAGCTGACCTAGGGTTACAGACGTCACGGTTCTGCAGTAGTCGTCTTTGATCAACGCTCCAAACAGCTCTCTCTCCGCGATGCTTCCCGCACGACTGAAATCGGCTCTACGTCGTGCCCCTATTGCCACCGA from Pyrenophora tritici-repentis strain M4 chromosome 1, whole genome shotgun sequence encodes the following:
- a CDS encoding Ubiquitin-protein ligase, with protein sequence MHFEEAYPNKPPSVKFISQMFHPNVYGTGELCLDILQNRWSPTYDVAAILTSIQSLLNDPNTSSPANVEASNLYKENRKEYTKRVRETVEKSWDD
- a CDS encoding KIP1, Kinesin protein; protein product: MASRQVDVFDYSIRPTVDDILNGYNGTVFAYGQTGAGKSYTMMGSDMDDEHGKGVIPRIVQQIFASILASPSNIEYTVRVSYMEIYMERIRDLLMPQNDNLPVHEEKNRGVYVKGLLEVYVSSEEEVYEVLRRGGSARAVSATNMNAESSRSHSIFVVTVNQKNVETGSMKSGQLFLVDLAGSEKVGKTGASGQTLEEAKKINKSLSALGMVINCLTDSKTQHIPYRDSKLTRILQESLGGNSRTTLIINCSPSSYNDAETLGTLRFGMRAKTIKNKAKVNAELSPAELKAMLKKIQGQVTTFENHIGALETEVTLWRGGETVPKEKWIPPLENVGPAPKKTPPTPRSGTPSRLDATRTSETPRPDSRMEMERAGTPSIPLDKDEKDDFLRRENELQDQVAEKESQLAKTEDELKTVKEELQYYKEINVKTGKDNDLKASELNEMRMSLEKLQFESKEYQITIDALKEANAELTAELDETKQQVLDAKMNAKETSVAMDEKKRKKAEAMAQMMAGFDLGDEVFSDNERMIRNIIEELDQLHELSSSGEAIAPNTIKELREKIAETQGIVRQAELSLTARSDEDGSQAKRREALEARCESLQGQYEELLERNLSEQDKEELKARLADAYSARQEGNLELVETLKQDTARLAEESQKLKAENESLQQRIKSGAIANGVANGINGKTVQQQIAEFDNMKKSLMRDLQNRCERVVELEISLDETREQYNNVLRTSNNRAQQKKMMFLERNLEQLTVVQRQLVEQNSSLKKEVAIAERKLIARNERIQSLESLLQDSQEKLTAANHRFEAQLTAVKERLESAKAGSTRGLGSPAGGASYAGFGGVGSRIAKPLRGGGAVADGPVLPVIGNLQKQDGDGEANKAKRTSWFFNQR
- a CDS encoding enzyme related to aldose 1-epimerase, with protein sequence MVDRANRPSALNAPTASGPGPQVDIVGEGGSQKVVARLPSGESVEVLLFGATVTSWKSNEGKTENLWLSEAADLTGKKPVRGGIPVVFPVFGPPPKSGHPTSSLPQHGFARGSRWEYMGKSTAEDALDSDSVKLDFGLDRQSLSEESRKAWPLDFGLVYSVTLSKDSLQAVLTVRNEGEESFEFQFLLHTYFKISDISKVAITGLSGTEYIDKVLDASTHTQSDNQLKITGEVDRVYKDIKQDTTSITEDGKPRFDVIRDNVKDTVTWNPWIEKAKAMGDFSPDDGYKNMVCVEIGAVDGWQKLEKGEVWEGGMLVKSHL